Proteins from one Thermodesulfobacteriota bacterium genomic window:
- a CDS encoding transposase produces MRDDLSKRVEEVFREFREVRDELWRWEFWSDGYFVRSVGDGVTADVIRRYIEHHEHKQLVFDF; encoded by the coding sequence TTGAGAGATGATTTGTCTAAGAGGGTGGAGGAGGTATTTAGAGAATTTCGTGAGGTGAGAGATGAACTTTGGAGATGGGAGTTTTGGAGCGATGGGTACTTTGTAAGGAGTGTCGGGGATGGGGTAACAGCAGATGTTATAAGAAGATACATAGAGCATCATGAGCATAAGCAGTTAGTTTTTGATTTTTAA